One Deinococcus aerolatus genomic window carries:
- a CDS encoding four-helix bundle copper-binding protein, giving the protein NLDCADICTTTGRVLVRQTQPDLAVIRAQLQACVAACNACGDECQQHAEKMDMKHCAVCAESCRRCEQACQKMLDSLSA; this is encoded by the coding sequence TGAATCTGGACTGCGCCGACATCTGCACCACCACTGGACGCGTGCTGGTGCGCCAGACCCAGCCGGACCTGGCCGTGATCCGCGCCCAGTTGCAGGCGTGCGTGGCCGCCTGCAACGCCTGCGGCGACGAATGCCAGCAGCACGCCGAGAAGATGGACATGAAGCACTGCGCGGTCTGCGCCGAGTCCTGCCGCCGCTGTGAGCAGGCGTGCCAGAAGATGCTGGACAGCCTGAGCGCCTGA